From the genome of Pantoea alfalfae, one region includes:
- the nrdE gene encoding class 1b ribonucleoside-diphosphate reductase subunit alpha, protein MATTDTLNGVTLDYHALNAMLNLYDAEGRIQFDKDREATRQFYLQHVQPNTVSFASNAERLRYLVAESYYEADMLNQYDFDFLLALHEVAENWGFEFKTFLGAWKYYTSYTLKTFDGKRYLETFEQRACMVALTLAQGDETLARALLEEILSGRFQPATPTFLNCGKQQRGELVSCFLLRIEDNMESIGRAVNSALQLSKRGGGVAFLLSNLRESGAPIKRIENQSSGIIPVMKMLEDAFSYANQLGARQGAGAVWLNAHHPDIFRFLDTKRENADEKIRIKTLSLGVVIPDITFQLAKENKPMALFSPYDVERIYGQAFGDISISEKYDEMLADDRIRKTYIQPRDFFQTLAEIQFESGYPYIMYEDSVNRSNPIAGRINMSNLCSEILQVNSASEYNDDLSYRRIGKDISCNLGSLNIAHAMDSRDLARTVDVAVRALTSVSMMSEIGSVPSVAEGNRRSHAIGLGQMNLHGYLAREGIAYGSPEALDFTNLYFYCITYYALRTSNQLAQEHQQTFDGFANSDYASGVYFDKYLQREWLPRTERVAQLFADAGLTLPTQADWQALRDAVMQYGLFNQNLQAIPPTGSISYINHATSSIHPIVSPVEIRKEGKTGRVYYPAPFMTNENLHLYQDAYQIGPEAIIDTYAEATQHVDQGLSLTLFFRDDVTTRDINKAQIYAWKKGIKTLYYIRLRQMALQGTEVQGCVSCSL, encoded by the coding sequence TTGGCAACAACAGATACCCTCAACGGCGTGACGCTCGATTATCACGCCCTCAATGCCATGCTGAACCTCTATGACGCAGAGGGCCGCATCCAGTTCGATAAGGATCGCGAAGCGACACGGCAGTTCTATCTGCAGCATGTGCAGCCCAATACGGTTTCCTTCGCCAGCAACGCTGAGCGTTTACGCTATCTGGTGGCAGAGAGCTATTACGAAGCGGACATGCTGAACCAGTACGATTTTGATTTCCTGCTTGCGCTGCATGAGGTGGCCGAAAACTGGGGATTTGAGTTCAAAACCTTTCTTGGTGCCTGGAAGTACTACACCAGCTATACGCTGAAGACCTTTGACGGCAAACGCTATCTGGAAACCTTCGAGCAGCGTGCCTGCATGGTTGCGCTGACGCTGGCTCAGGGCGATGAAACGCTGGCGCGGGCGCTACTGGAAGAGATTCTCAGTGGCCGTTTCCAGCCCGCCACGCCGACTTTTCTGAACTGCGGCAAACAGCAGCGCGGTGAGCTGGTCTCCTGTTTCCTGCTGCGAATCGAAGACAATATGGAGTCGATTGGTCGTGCCGTAAACTCAGCACTGCAGCTGTCGAAACGGGGCGGCGGCGTCGCCTTTTTGTTGTCGAACCTGCGAGAATCCGGTGCGCCGATCAAACGCATCGAAAATCAGTCGTCGGGCATCATTCCGGTGATGAAAATGCTGGAAGATGCCTTCTCCTATGCAAATCAGCTTGGCGCACGTCAGGGCGCTGGCGCGGTGTGGCTCAATGCGCACCATCCCGATATCTTCCGCTTTCTGGATACCAAGCGCGAAAACGCCGACGAGAAGATCCGCATCAAAACGTTGTCGTTAGGCGTGGTAATCCCCGATATCACCTTCCAGCTGGCAAAAGAGAACAAACCGATGGCGCTGTTCTCGCCCTACGACGTGGAACGGATCTACGGCCAGGCCTTTGGTGATATCAGCATCAGCGAGAAGTATGACGAGATGCTGGCAGACGATCGCATCCGCAAAACCTATATTCAGCCACGTGACTTCTTCCAGACGCTGGCCGAGATTCAGTTTGAGTCGGGCTATCCCTACATCATGTATGAGGACAGCGTGAACCGCAGTAACCCGATTGCTGGTCGCATTAATATGAGCAACCTCTGCTCGGAGATTCTGCAGGTCAACAGCGCCAGCGAGTACAACGACGATCTCAGCTATCGCAGGATCGGCAAAGATATCTCCTGTAATCTTGGCTCACTGAATATTGCGCACGCCATGGATTCGCGCGATCTGGCGCGTACCGTGGATGTGGCGGTCCGCGCGCTGACCTCGGTGTCAATGATGAGCGAGATCGGCTCGGTACCTTCTGTTGCCGAAGGCAACCGCCGTTCGCACGCCATTGGCCTGGGACAGATGAACCTGCACGGCTATCTGGCGCGCGAAGGCATCGCCTACGGTTCGCCGGAAGCGCTGGACTTCACCAATCTCTACTTCTATTGCATCACTTACTATGCGCTGCGCACCTCTAATCAGCTGGCGCAGGAGCATCAGCAGACCTTCGACGGCTTTGCGAATTCGGACTACGCCAGCGGCGTTTACTTTGATAAGTATCTGCAGCGCGAGTGGCTGCCGCGTACTGAACGGGTAGCTCAACTGTTTGCCGATGCCGGACTGACGCTGCCAACTCAGGCGGACTGGCAGGCACTGCGTGATGCGGTGATGCAGTACGGGCTGTTTAATCAGAACCTGCAGGCTATCCCGCCGACCGGTTCGATCTCTTACATCAATCATGCCACCTCCAGCATCCATCCGATTGTCTCCCCTGTCGAGATCCGCAAAGAGGGCAAAACCGGCCGCGTCTACTATCCCGCGCCGTTTATGACCAATGAGAATCTGCACCTCTATCAGGATGCGTATCAGATTGGGCCGGAAGCGATTATTGATACCTACGCAGAAGCAACGCAGCACGTCGATCAGGGACTGTCGCTGACGCTGTTCTTCCGCGATGACGTCACCACCCGTGACATCAACAAAGCGCAGATTTACGCGTGGAAAAAAGGGATCAAAACGCTCTATTACATTCGACTGCGTCAGATGGCGCTTCAGGGCACGGAGGTTCAGGGCTGCGTTTCCTGCTCCCTGTAA
- the nrdI gene encoding class Ib ribonucleoside-diphosphate reductase assembly flavoprotein NrdI encodes MFPLVYFSSQSENTHRFVTRLGLPARRIPLDAREHLHIDQPYILVVPSYGGGSSRGAVPGQVIQFLNDEANRRGIRGVIAAGNRNFGAGYCLAGSIIAKKCQVPCLYRFELMGTPDDIAKVKAGVTQFWQQQIPSTA; translated from the coding sequence ATGTTCCCGCTGGTCTATTTTTCCAGCCAGTCGGAAAACACCCACCGGTTTGTGACGCGCCTCGGCCTGCCCGCCCGGCGCATCCCGCTTGATGCCCGCGAGCACCTGCATATCGACCAGCCCTATATTCTGGTGGTGCCCAGCTATGGCGGTGGCAGCAGTCGTGGTGCGGTACCCGGTCAGGTGATTCAGTTTCTTAATGATGAGGCGAACCGACGCGGTATTCGGGGCGTGATCGCGGCAGGCAACCGTAACTTCGGTGCCGGTTACTGCCTGGCGGGCAGCATCATTGCAAAAAAATGTCAGGTGCCCTGCCTCTACCGCTTCGAGCTGATGGGAACGCCTGACGATATTGCGAAAGTTAAAGCGGGAGTAACCCAATTTTGGCAACAACAGATACCCTCAACGGCGTGA
- the nrdH gene encoding glutaredoxin-like protein NrdH, with protein sequence MRIIIYTKDNCVQCTATKNAMDRQGLAYQLINLDSQPEAIDNLKSLGYRQVPVVMADNDHWSGFRPDKIATLRTLSAVGG encoded by the coding sequence ATGCGCATTATTATTTACACTAAAGACAATTGTGTCCAGTGCACGGCGACCAAAAATGCGATGGACCGTCAGGGTCTCGCTTATCAGCTGATCAATCTCGACAGCCAGCCGGAGGCGATCGACAACCTGAAATCACTGGGTTATCGCCAGGTTCCGGTGGTGATGGCAGATAACGATCACTGGAGCGGTTTCCGTCCGGACAAGATCGCCACTCTGCGCACGCTTTCTGCCGTCGGGGGCTAA
- a CDS encoding DUF883 family protein encodes MFNRTVKNDDIDINQDVNELADSLEALLKSYGSDAKDEVDSARSQAEKLLKQTRSKLNGGSNRVSQVARDAGAQVDTYVHDKPWHGVGVGAAFGIVVGILLASRR; translated from the coding sequence ATGTTTAATCGCACTGTAAAAAACGATGACATTGATATCAATCAGGATGTGAATGAGCTGGCCGATTCACTCGAAGCGCTGTTGAAATCTTATGGCAGTGACGCCAAAGACGAAGTGGATTCAGCCCGCAGTCAGGCAGAAAAACTGCTCAAGCAGACCCGCTCTAAACTGAACGGCGGCAGCAACCGTGTATCCCAGGTTGCGCGTGATGCCGGTGCGCAGGTTGATACCTACGTGCATGACAAACCATGGCACGGTGTGGGTGTCGGTGCTGCGTTCGGTATCGTAGTCGGTATACTGCTGGCTTCTCGCCGCTAA
- a CDS encoding DUF2002 family protein produces the protein MYLRPDEVARVLEKAGFEVDEITPRAYGYRRGENYVYVNREARMGRMALVIHPTLKEKSQPFAEPASEMKTCDHYTQFPLYLAGDSQEHYGIPHGFSSRMALERYIQSVFG, from the coding sequence ATGTATTTACGACCAGATGAGGTAGCGCGCGTACTGGAAAAAGCGGGTTTCGAAGTCGATGAAATTACTCCACGGGCCTATGGCTATCGCCGTGGTGAGAACTACGTTTATGTGAATCGCGAGGCGCGCATGGGGCGCATGGCTTTAGTGATTCACCCGACGCTGAAAGAGAAGAGCCAGCCGTTCGCTGAACCTGCTTCAGAAATGAAGACCTGCGATCACTACACCCAATTCCCTCTCTATCTGGCGGGTGATTCACAGGAACATTACGGCATCCCGCACGGATTCAGTTCCCGCATGGCGCTGGAACGCTATATTCAAAGCGTTTTCGGCTAA
- the mmuP gene encoding S-methylmethionine permease yields the protein MSEQPTPSQEQFKRTMKVRHLVMLSLGGVIGTGLFFNTGYIISTTGAAGTLLAYLIGALVVWLVMVCLGELSVAMPETGAFHVYAARYLSPATGYTVAWLYWLTWTVALGSSLTAAGFCMQYWFPQIPVWIWCLVFCCAIYLLNVISTRFFAEGEFWFSLIKVVTIVAFIVLGGAAMFGFIPMKDSTPAPGLSNLTAHGWLPNGVLPILMTMVAVNFAFSGTELIGIAAGETQQPEKVLPLAIRTTVARLIIFFIGTVFVLAALIPMDQAGIVKSPFVLVFEKVGIPYAADIINFVILTAILSAANSGLYASGRMLWSLANENTLPRAFASVNKRGVPLLAITVSMIGGLLALVSSVVAPDTVFVALSAISGFAVVAVWLSICASHFVFRRRHLQQGKSLADLGYRAPLYPLTPILGFLLCLLACVGLAFDPTQRIALWCGIPFVLFCYAAYHLTHKSSPKPEEAKDVA from the coding sequence ATGAGCGAACAGCCAACTCCCTCGCAGGAACAATTCAAACGCACCATGAAAGTGCGCCATCTGGTGATGTTATCGCTGGGCGGCGTGATCGGCACCGGCCTCTTTTTTAACACTGGCTATATCATTTCAACCACCGGGGCAGCGGGTACGCTGCTCGCCTATCTGATTGGCGCGCTGGTGGTCTGGCTGGTGATGGTGTGTCTGGGCGAACTTTCCGTGGCGATGCCGGAAACCGGCGCGTTCCACGTCTATGCCGCACGCTATCTCAGCCCGGCAACCGGCTACACCGTGGCCTGGCTCTACTGGCTCACCTGGACCGTCGCCCTCGGCTCCAGCCTGACGGCGGCGGGCTTCTGTATGCAGTACTGGTTCCCGCAGATCCCGGTCTGGATTTGGTGCCTGGTCTTCTGCTGCGCCATCTATCTGCTCAACGTCATCTCCACCCGCTTCTTCGCAGAAGGAGAGTTCTGGTTCTCGCTGATAAAAGTTGTCACGATCGTCGCCTTTATCGTGCTGGGCGGCGCGGCGATGTTTGGCTTTATCCCGATGAAAGATAGCACCCCAGCGCCGGGCCTGAGCAATCTCACCGCGCACGGCTGGCTGCCCAACGGTGTACTGCCGATTCTGATGACCATGGTGGCAGTAAACTTCGCCTTTTCCGGCACCGAGCTGATCGGGATTGCGGCCGGTGAAACTCAGCAGCCGGAGAAAGTGCTGCCGCTGGCGATCCGCACGACGGTGGCCCGACTGATTATTTTCTTTATCGGCACGGTATTTGTGCTGGCGGCGCTGATTCCGATGGATCAGGCGGGGATTGTCAAAAGTCCGTTTGTGCTGGTGTTTGAAAAGGTCGGCATCCCTTATGCGGCTGACATTATCAACTTTGTCATTCTGACCGCTATCCTGTCAGCGGCCAACTCGGGCCTCTATGCCTCCGGGCGGATGCTCTGGTCGCTGGCCAACGAAAACACGCTGCCGCGCGCCTTTGCCAGCGTCAACAAGCGCGGCGTGCCCCTGCTGGCCATCACCGTCAGCATGATCGGTGGCTTACTGGCGCTGGTCTCCAGTGTAGTCGCGCCAGACACGGTATTTGTGGCGCTGTCGGCTATCTCTGGTTTCGCGGTCGTCGCGGTCTGGCTTAGCATCTGCGCCTCGCATTTTGTTTTCCGTCGGCGTCATCTTCAGCAGGGCAAATCGCTGGCCGATCTGGGCTACCGCGCGCCGCTCTATCCGCTGACGCCGATCCTGGGCTTTCTGCTCTGCCTGCTGGCCTGTGTCGGGCTGGCGTTTGATCCGACCCAGCGCATCGCGCTGTGGTGTGGCATCCCGTTTGTGCTGTTCTGCTATGCCGCTTACCATCTGACCCACAAATCATCCCCGAAGCCTGAGGAGGCCAAAGATGTCGCATAA
- the mmuM gene encoding homocysteine S-methyltransferase translates to MSHNPVAQALTESPLLILDGALATELEARGCHLADALWSAKVLMENPELIYQVHYDYFVAGARCAITASYQATPQGFATRGLDEAQSLALIAQSVELARRARQDYLAVRPDAKTLLVAGSVGPYGAFLADGSEYRGDYALPEAEMMAFHRPRVQALLAAGADLLACETLPSFAEAQALVKLLSEFPESRAWFTFTLRDAGHISDGTPLSEVVSWLNQQPQVVALGVNCVALESVTPALHQLQRLTDKPLVVYPNSGEQYDASSKTWHSAPSGCTLHDKLAEWQQAGAKLIGGCCRTSPNDIAAIARACQPQ, encoded by the coding sequence ATGTCGCATAACCCTGTCGCGCAGGCTTTAACAGAGTCGCCGTTACTGATTCTGGATGGCGCGCTGGCCACCGAACTGGAAGCCCGCGGCTGTCATCTGGCCGATGCGCTCTGGTCAGCGAAAGTGCTGATGGAAAATCCTGAGCTGATCTACCAGGTGCACTACGACTATTTTGTTGCCGGGGCGCGATGTGCCATCACTGCCAGCTATCAGGCGACGCCGCAGGGCTTTGCCACACGTGGCCTTGATGAGGCGCAGTCACTGGCGTTGATCGCCCAGAGCGTCGAGCTGGCGCGGCGCGCCCGTCAGGATTATCTGGCGGTCCGGCCCGACGCAAAAACGCTGCTGGTGGCGGGATCGGTGGGGCCGTATGGTGCATTCCTGGCGGATGGTTCGGAATATCGCGGCGATTACGCGTTGCCGGAAGCGGAGATGATGGCTTTTCACCGCCCGCGCGTGCAGGCGCTGCTGGCGGCGGGTGCCGATCTGCTGGCCTGTGAAACCCTGCCGTCCTTTGCTGAAGCGCAGGCGCTGGTGAAGCTGCTGTCTGAATTTCCTGAAAGCCGCGCCTGGTTCACGTTTACCCTGCGTGACGCCGGGCACATCAGCGACGGTACGCCGCTGTCAGAGGTGGTGAGCTGGCTGAATCAGCAGCCACAGGTGGTAGCGCTGGGGGTTAACTGTGTGGCACTTGAGAGCGTGACGCCTGCGCTGCACCAGCTGCAGAGGCTGACCGACAAACCGCTGGTGGTCTATCCCAACTCCGGCGAGCAGTATGATGCCAGCAGCAAAACCTGGCATTCAGCGCCATCAGGCTGCACGCTGCATGACAAACTGGCAGAGTGGCAGCAGGCGGGCGCGAAGCTGATTGGCGGCTGCTGTCGCACCTCACCCAACGACATCGCGGCTATCGCCCGCGCTTGTCAACCGCAATAA
- the speG gene encoding spermidine N1-acetyltransferase: protein MTVKLRPLEREDLHFVHQLDNNASVMRYWFEEPYEAFVELSDLYNKHIHDQTERRFVVEHSGQKAGLVELVEINHVHRRAEFQIIIDPAHQGKGLATQAAKLAMDYGFSVLNLYKLYLIVDQENEKAIHIYTKLGFEIEGVLKHEFFINGEYRNTIRMCIFQHQYLERHKTPGGMVKPTAQ, encoded by the coding sequence ATGACGGTAAAACTGCGTCCGCTGGAGCGGGAAGATCTGCACTTTGTCCATCAGCTGGATAACAACGCCAGCGTGATGCGCTACTGGTTCGAGGAGCCTTATGAGGCGTTTGTGGAGTTGTCCGATCTCTACAACAAACATATTCACGATCAGACCGAACGCCGCTTTGTAGTGGAACACAGCGGGCAGAAAGCGGGATTAGTGGAACTGGTCGAAATCAACCATGTGCACCGCCGCGCTGAGTTTCAGATCATCATCGATCCGGCCCATCAGGGCAAAGGGCTGGCCACACAGGCGGCAAAGCTGGCGATGGATTACGGCTTCTCGGTGCTGAATCTTTATAAGCTCTACCTGATTGTCGATCAGGAAAACGAAAAAGCGATCCACATCTACACCAAGCTCGGCTTTGAGATCGAAGGCGTGCTTAAGCATGAGTTTTTCATTAACGGGGAGTACCGCAACACCATCCGCATGTGCATTTTCCAGCATCAGTATCTGGAACGCCATAAAACGCCAGGCGGAATGGTGAAGCCGACCGCGCAGTAA